A single region of the Streptomyces sp. NBC_01381 genome encodes:
- a CDS encoding glycosyltransferase family 2 protein, translating to MTAQPRLSIGLPVYNGEEYLAESLDALLGQTYEDFELVISDNASTDGTQDICRKYAERDSRIRYIRLTRNIGAAPNHNYVFTECHGELFKWASHDDLYARDLLRRCVEALDERPDVILAHADQAVIDEDGQVKVPYEYTLATDSPRAPERFRSMLFEPGGDDFYGVLRADVLRRVKPHDSYHHADRTFVAEIGLHGPFHQVPELLYFRRDHPTRAERANPSKRSRCVNLDPRRAGPLHPTPRLLAEYVAGFASAIRRAPLSSADRRACYRHLAAWMTSRARPGAGERVEDRAPVNPAKLTVSVDALVAGREGRGA from the coding sequence ATGACCGCCCAACCCCGGCTGAGCATCGGCCTGCCCGTGTACAACGGCGAGGAGTACCTCGCCGAGTCGCTCGACGCCCTGCTCGGCCAGACCTACGAGGACTTCGAGCTGGTCATCTCCGACAACGCCTCGACCGACGGAACCCAGGACATCTGCCGCAAGTACGCCGAGCGGGACTCGCGTATCCGCTACATCCGGCTGACCCGGAACATCGGCGCCGCGCCGAACCACAACTACGTGTTCACCGAGTGCCACGGCGAACTCTTCAAGTGGGCCTCGCACGACGACCTGTACGCCCGTGACCTGCTGCGCCGCTGCGTCGAGGCCCTGGACGAGCGGCCCGACGTGATCCTCGCCCACGCCGACCAGGCGGTCATCGACGAGGACGGCCAGGTGAAGGTCCCGTACGAGTACACGCTCGCCACCGACTCGCCGCGCGCGCCCGAACGCTTCCGCAGCATGCTCTTCGAGCCCGGCGGCGACGACTTCTACGGCGTGCTGCGGGCCGACGTGCTGCGCCGGGTGAAGCCGCACGACAGCTACCACCACGCGGACCGCACGTTCGTCGCCGAGATCGGCCTGCACGGGCCCTTCCACCAGGTGCCGGAGCTGCTGTACTTCCGCCGCGACCACCCCACCCGCGCCGAGCGGGCGAACCCGTCGAAGCGATCCCGGTGCGTCAACCTCGACCCGCGCAGGGCGGGCCCGCTGCACCCGACGCCCCGGCTGCTCGCCGAGTACGTCGCGGGATTCGCGTCGGCGATCCGGCGGGCACCGCTGTCTTCTGCCGACCGGCGCGCGTGCTACCGCCACCTGGCCGCCTGGATGACAAGCCGGGCCCGGCCGGGCGCCGGCGAGCGGGTCGAGGACCGCGCCCCGGTCAACCCGGCCAAGCTGACCGTCTCGGTCGACGCCCTCGTGGCAGGACGTGAGGGGCGGGGAGCATGA
- a CDS encoding DUF4910 domain-containing protein has translation MAPMTTAGEEMHALVERLYPLCRSITGDGVRATLDIVGEYIPLQTHEVPTGTQVLDWTVPQEWNIRDAYVADTAGNRVVDFAKSSLHVLGYSVPVSATMPLSELRGHLHTLPEHPNWVPYRTSYYKPEWGFCLAQETLDALPDGDYEVRIDSTLADGHLTYAEHVVPGQVPDEVIVSCHVCHPSLANDNLAGVGVATFLARALAEQTPYYTYRFIFAPGTIGAITWLARNAERVERVKHGLVLACAGDRGQLTYKKSRRGDAEIDRVMRHVLAASERPHRVAEFTPYGYDERQYCSPGFNLGVGSLTRTPYASYPEYHTSADNLDFVSPEAMADTLSVCREAFTVLDRNRRYLNLSPYGEPQLGRRGLYDALGGRSDTKQAQMAMLWVLNLSDGEHSLLDVAERSGLPFDTVADAAGALGAAGLIKA, from the coding sequence GTGGCGCCGATGACCACGGCGGGGGAGGAGATGCACGCCCTGGTGGAGCGGCTGTACCCGCTCTGCCGGAGCATCACCGGCGACGGTGTCCGCGCCACCCTGGACATCGTCGGTGAGTACATCCCCCTCCAGACGCACGAGGTGCCGACCGGGACGCAGGTGCTCGACTGGACGGTGCCGCAGGAGTGGAACATCCGGGACGCGTACGTCGCCGACACCGCCGGCAACCGGGTCGTCGACTTCGCCAAGTCCAGCCTGCACGTGCTCGGCTACAGCGTTCCGGTGTCGGCGACCATGCCCCTGTCCGAGCTCCGCGGACACCTGCACACCCTGCCGGAGCACCCCAACTGGGTGCCGTACCGCACCAGTTACTACAAGCCGGAATGGGGATTCTGCCTGGCCCAGGAGACCTTGGACGCGCTCCCGGACGGCGACTACGAGGTGCGGATCGACTCCACGCTCGCGGACGGCCACCTCACGTACGCCGAGCACGTGGTCCCCGGACAGGTCCCCGACGAGGTGATCGTCTCCTGTCACGTCTGCCACCCGTCGCTGGCCAACGACAACCTGGCCGGCGTCGGGGTGGCGACGTTCCTGGCGCGGGCGCTGGCGGAGCAGACGCCGTACTACACCTACCGGTTCATCTTCGCGCCCGGCACCATCGGGGCGATCACGTGGCTGGCCCGCAACGCGGAGCGGGTGGAGCGGGTCAAGCACGGCCTTGTGCTGGCCTGCGCGGGTGACCGGGGCCAACTGACGTACAAGAAGAGCAGACGCGGCGACGCGGAGATCGACCGGGTGATGCGGCATGTGCTGGCGGCCTCCGAACGCCCGCACCGTGTCGCCGAGTTCACTCCGTACGGCTACGACGAGAGGCAGTACTGCTCGCCCGGATTCAATCTCGGCGTGGGCTCGCTCACCCGGACCCCGTACGCGAGCTATCCCGAGTACCACACCTCGGCGGACAACCTGGACTTCGTCTCCCCGGAGGCCATGGCCGACACCCTCTCCGTCTGCCGCGAGGCGTTCACCGTCCTCGACCGCAACCGGCGCTACCTCAACCTCAGCCCTTACGGCGAACCGCAGTTGGGCCGCCGTGGGCTGTACGACGCGCTCGGCGGCCGCAGCGACACCAAGCAGGCCCAAATGGCCATGCTCTGGGTGCTCAACCTCTCCGACGGCGAGCACAGTCTCCTTGACGTCGCCGAGCGGTCCGGGCTGCCGTTCGACACCGTCGCCGACGCGGCCGGAGCCCTGGGCGCCGCCGGGCTGATCAAGGCCTGA
- a CDS encoding glycosyltransferase: MHVLVVHNRYSSAQPSGENVVVDQEVGLLRAAGHRVELFERRSDDIAGRSLAGKAAVPLLVPWNPAVRKELAARLRAARPDVVHIHNVFPLLSPAVLAACADAGVPAVATLHNYTQVCLPGTLHRDGRACTECVGSKASLPAVRHGCYRNSRLATVPLAVSLTVNRRRWWSGVERFFCISAAQRDVLVRSGMPAELLAVKHNFVHDPGARRTGAGEHVLFLGRLAEAKGVRLLMAAWDELAAAGGVGVPLVLAGAGPLEREVTAWAADRDDVRYVGLLDPDQCRQALARSVAVVAPSTALETFGLVVAEAMAAGVPAVAAGHGAFVELVEDGVTGLLHRPGEPASLASCLRRVTTEQDRNQEMGRAARRRYEQGFSPAVGLERLVEGYRTAIAGRTESTGRTESTGRMEPMGDGINGGQ; this comes from the coding sequence ATGCATGTTCTCGTGGTGCACAACCGCTACTCCTCGGCACAGCCGAGCGGGGAGAACGTCGTCGTCGACCAGGAAGTGGGGCTGCTGCGCGCGGCCGGCCACCGGGTCGAGCTGTTCGAGCGCCGCAGCGACGACATCGCGGGACGGTCACTCGCCGGCAAGGCCGCGGTGCCGCTCCTCGTGCCGTGGAACCCCGCGGTGCGCAAGGAGCTCGCCGCCCGACTGCGCGCCGCACGCCCTGACGTGGTGCACATCCACAACGTCTTCCCGCTCCTGTCGCCCGCGGTCCTCGCCGCCTGCGCCGACGCCGGCGTACCCGCCGTCGCCACGCTGCACAACTACACCCAGGTCTGCTTGCCCGGCACCCTGCACAGGGATGGGAGGGCGTGTACCGAGTGCGTCGGGTCGAAGGCCTCGCTGCCCGCGGTCCGGCACGGCTGCTACCGCAACTCCCGCCTCGCGACGGTGCCGCTCGCGGTCAGCCTGACGGTCAACCGGCGGCGGTGGTGGTCCGGCGTGGAGCGGTTCTTCTGTATCTCCGCGGCGCAGCGCGACGTCCTGGTGCGGTCCGGCATGCCGGCCGAACTGCTCGCGGTGAAGCACAACTTCGTACACGATCCCGGCGCCCGCCGAACGGGCGCCGGCGAGCATGTGCTCTTCCTCGGCCGGCTCGCGGAGGCCAAAGGCGTACGGCTGCTCATGGCCGCGTGGGACGAGCTGGCCGCGGCCGGCGGTGTGGGCGTGCCGCTGGTGCTCGCCGGCGCGGGGCCACTGGAGCGGGAGGTGACCGCCTGGGCGGCGGACCGGGACGACGTGCGTTACGTCGGTCTGCTCGACCCGGATCAGTGCCGGCAGGCCCTCGCGCGGTCGGTCGCAGTGGTGGCTCCCTCCACGGCCCTGGAGACGTTCGGCCTGGTGGTCGCGGAGGCAATGGCGGCGGGAGTCCCGGCCGTCGCCGCCGGTCACGGCGCCTTCGTCGAACTCGTCGAGGACGGGGTGACCGGTCTCCTGCACCGGCCGGGGGAGCCCGCCTCGCTCGCTTCCTGCCTGCGCAGGGTCACGACCGAGCAGGACCGCAACCAGGAGATGGGGCGGGCGGCCCGGCGCCGTTACGAGCAGGGCTTCAGCCCGGCCGTCGGGCTCGAGCGCCTGGTGGAGGGTTACCGCACCGCGATCGCGGGTCGGACGGAATCAACGGGTCGGACGGAATCAACGGGGCGGATGGAACCAATGGGGGACGGAATCAATGGGGGGCAGTAA
- the rfbC gene encoding dTDP-4-dehydrorhamnose 3,5-epimerase has translation MKATEVPAIAGAYLFQPTPYADERGFFCRTFDADVVRSVGLDPDAFIQDSVSRSVRGVLRGLHLRSGAGEAKLVRCSYGRIFDVVVDLRPDSPTYRNAASFDLSDETQATLYIPAGCAHGFQALTETADTSYRIDRPHDPAEDVTIAFDDPELAIGWPLPVTSMSERDRQAQSLAEALKHLLQQKES, from the coding sequence ATGAAGGCGACCGAAGTCCCGGCGATCGCCGGCGCGTACCTGTTCCAGCCGACCCCGTACGCCGACGAACGCGGCTTCTTCTGCCGCACCTTCGACGCCGATGTGGTCCGCTCGGTGGGCCTCGACCCGGACGCCTTCATCCAGGACAGCGTGTCCCGCTCCGTACGGGGCGTGCTGCGCGGCCTGCACCTGCGCTCCGGCGCCGGCGAGGCCAAGCTGGTGCGGTGCTCGTACGGGAGGATCTTCGACGTCGTCGTGGACCTGCGCCCGGACTCGCCGACGTATCGCAACGCGGCCTCCTTCGACCTCTCCGACGAGACGCAGGCGACCCTCTACATCCCGGCGGGCTGCGCGCACGGCTTCCAGGCGCTGACCGAGACCGCCGACACCTCGTACCGGATCGACCGCCCGCACGACCCGGCCGAGGACGTGACGATCGCCTTCGACGACCCGGAGCTCGCCATCGGCTGGCCGCTGCCGGTCACGTCGATGTCCGAGCGGGACCGGCAGGCGCAGAGTCTCGCCGAGGCCTTGAAGCACCTTCTGCAGCAGAAAGAGAGCTGA
- a CDS encoding class I SAM-dependent methyltransferase yields MTRCRLCGSATLASVVDLGATPPCESFLAADQLDLPEPAFPLHLRVCTDCWLAQIPPLITPEETFKEYAYFSSYSTSWVEHARTFVADAVQRVGLDTEGSDAFVVEVASNDGYLLRHVVDKGIRCLGIEPSVNVGAAARDAGVPTLTEFLSPDIGSAVRAEHGPADLVVANNVYAHIPDVVGFTQGLRALVADDGWVSIEVQHLLTLIEENQYDTIYHEHFQYYTVASAIRALASGGLALVDVELLPTHGGSIRLWARPTEVAGEPSRQVADVLAREKAAGLGELTGYAEFSARVAKVRRDLLRFLIEAAERGETVVGYGAPGKGNTLLNHCGIRPDLLKYTVDRNPYKHGRFTPGTRIPILPPEQIAADKPDYVLVLPWNLRAELTEQLSFVHDWGGRLVFPIPELSIVEVKP; encoded by the coding sequence ATGACACGATGCCGACTCTGCGGCTCGGCGACGCTGGCGAGCGTGGTCGATCTCGGGGCGACGCCACCGTGCGAGAGCTTTCTCGCCGCGGACCAACTGGACCTGCCGGAGCCCGCGTTCCCGCTGCACCTGCGGGTCTGCACCGACTGCTGGCTCGCGCAGATCCCGCCGCTGATCACGCCGGAGGAGACGTTCAAGGAGTACGCGTACTTCTCCTCGTACTCGACCTCTTGGGTGGAGCACGCGCGTACGTTCGTCGCCGACGCCGTACAGCGGGTGGGCCTCGACACCGAAGGCTCCGACGCCTTCGTGGTCGAGGTGGCGAGCAACGACGGCTACCTGCTCAGGCACGTGGTGGACAAGGGGATCCGCTGCCTGGGCATCGAACCGTCGGTGAACGTCGGCGCCGCGGCGCGCGACGCGGGTGTGCCCACGCTCACGGAGTTCCTGAGTCCGGACATCGGGTCGGCCGTCCGCGCCGAGCACGGCCCGGCGGACCTGGTCGTGGCCAACAACGTGTACGCGCACATCCCCGACGTCGTCGGCTTCACCCAGGGGCTGCGCGCCCTGGTCGCCGACGACGGCTGGGTCTCCATCGAGGTGCAGCATCTGCTGACCTTGATCGAGGAGAACCAGTACGACACGATCTACCACGAGCACTTCCAGTACTACACGGTCGCGTCCGCGATCCGGGCCCTCGCGAGCGGCGGACTCGCCCTCGTGGACGTCGAGTTGCTGCCCACGCACGGCGGCTCCATCCGGCTGTGGGCCCGGCCGACCGAGGTGGCCGGAGAGCCGAGCCGGCAGGTGGCCGACGTACTGGCCCGCGAAAAGGCCGCCGGACTGGGGGAGTTGACCGGGTACGCCGAGTTCTCCGCCCGCGTCGCCAAGGTGCGCAGGGACCTCCTGCGCTTCCTCATCGAGGCGGCCGAGCGCGGCGAGACGGTCGTCGGCTACGGCGCCCCGGGCAAGGGCAACACCCTGCTCAACCACTGCGGCATCCGGCCCGACCTGCTCAAGTACACGGTCGACCGCAACCCCTACAAGCACGGCAGGTTCACCCCGGGCACCCGCATCCCGATCCTGCCGCCCGAGCAGATAGCCGCCGACAAGCCGGACTACGTCCTCGTCCTCCCGTGGAACCTGCGCGCCGAACTGACCGAGCAGTTGTCCTTCGTGCACGACTGGGGCGGCCGCCTCGTCTTTCCCATCCCGGAACTGAGCATTGTCGAGGTCAAGCCATGA
- a CDS encoding polysaccharide pyruvyl transferase family protein produces the protein MKSHTRVGVFGLLGSGNLGNDGSLEAVLGYLRAEHPDAAVDALCGGPEAVTSRYGIPATRLHWYRGEYRTASRAGAIAGKGLGKFVDAVRTAAWVRRHDVVIVPGMGVLEATLPLRPWGFPYALFLLCASGRLLRTRVALVGVGAAPIGDRPTRALVRRSARLAAYRSYRDAQSRDAMREMGVDTTRDEVYPDLAFALPTPSASVPAGPPGGPVCVGVMDFHGGNDDRARAAEIHRSYLDGTTRFVRTLVEEGRPVRLLTGDACDAPVVAAILDAVDSPLVTAAEVTSLADLMKETAAADTVVATRYHNLICALKAGTPTLALSYAAKSDALMDRMGLGAYCHPAREVDTDRLLEQFRALEKRSAEVRRTLAERNAVAARQLKDQFAELTAALFPATDHAHALREAP, from the coding sequence ATGAAGTCCCATACACGGGTGGGGGTGTTCGGCCTCCTCGGCTCCGGCAACCTCGGCAACGACGGGTCACTCGAAGCCGTGCTCGGGTACCTCCGCGCCGAGCACCCGGACGCGGCCGTGGACGCGCTGTGCGGCGGACCCGAGGCCGTCACGTCCCGGTACGGGATCCCCGCGACGCGGCTGCACTGGTACCGCGGGGAGTACCGGACCGCGTCACGTGCGGGCGCGATCGCGGGCAAGGGTCTGGGCAAGTTCGTCGACGCCGTCCGCACCGCCGCCTGGGTGCGCCGGCATGACGTGGTGATCGTGCCGGGGATGGGCGTCCTGGAGGCCACGCTGCCGCTGCGGCCGTGGGGCTTCCCGTACGCGCTGTTCCTGCTCTGCGCGAGTGGCCGGCTCCTTCGTACCCGGGTCGCGCTGGTCGGCGTCGGCGCCGCCCCGATCGGCGACCGGCCGACCCGGGCCCTGGTGCGCCGGTCGGCGCGCCTTGCTGCGTACCGCTCGTACCGGGACGCCCAATCCCGCGACGCGATGCGGGAGATGGGCGTGGACACCACGCGCGACGAGGTCTACCCGGACCTCGCCTTCGCCCTGCCGACACCCTCGGCGAGCGTGCCCGCAGGCCCGCCGGGCGGCCCGGTCTGCGTAGGCGTCATGGACTTCCACGGCGGCAACGACGACCGCGCCAGGGCCGCGGAGATCCACCGGAGCTACCTCGACGGGACAACTCGCTTCGTCCGCACACTGGTTGAGGAGGGCAGGCCGGTCCGGCTGCTCACCGGCGACGCGTGCGACGCGCCGGTGGTAGCCGCGATCCTCGACGCGGTGGACTCGCCGCTGGTCACGGCTGCCGAAGTGACCTCCCTTGCCGACCTGATGAAGGAGACCGCGGCTGCCGACACCGTGGTGGCGACCCGCTACCACAACCTGATCTGCGCGCTGAAGGCCGGCACACCGACGCTCGCACTCAGCTATGCGGCGAAGAGCGACGCGCTCATGGACCGGATGGGCCTCGGTGCGTACTGCCACCCGGCCCGCGAGGTCGACACCGACCGGCTCCTTGAGCAGTTCCGGGCGCTGGAGAAGCGATCGGCGGAGGTACGGCGGACCCTTGCCGAACGCAACGCGGTCGCCGCCCGGCAACTCAAGGATCAGTTCGCCGAGTTGACCGCGGCCCTGTTCCCGGCGACCGACCACGCCCACGCCCTACGGGAGGCCCCATGA
- a CDS encoding O-antigen ligase domain-containing protein — MDGNLKHGVLPAGPDTADTRPGAEPRPAGTPKAVGIVWALLALNTLGSAGAKTIVPLPRSLIQMVTMGALAAAFALALALNLRLRIRASAFLFLLTLLLVPSVISSANLEVGFGALFRCARLALFIGTLWLLSRWWDGSLTFVRHHIRMYFVALGTAAAGLVISPGAAMPETYGGRLVGALWPLTPPQIGQYAAVIIGLTVLLVLGRRTTRGSAALIIVPSLALLALTHTRTATVGLLIGLVLAIGSLVLTSAAARRLFVWAVVVSAVAVVGFASAVEAWFLRGQSKEYFTSLTGRAKVWDALLTEPRSTAEQVFGMGLGDKSFGGLPIDNSWLAVYSEQGLSGVILVGTIILVLAGVALLRPPSLQRACAIFLITYVAISSYTEAGLGDASPYLLHLALAASLLATPAAATSLSTATPLTTRTVPQRRIPRWARR; from the coding sequence ATGGACGGGAACCTGAAGCACGGCGTCCTGCCGGCCGGACCGGATACGGCGGACACGCGGCCCGGCGCCGAACCGCGCCCCGCCGGCACGCCGAAGGCAGTCGGGATCGTCTGGGCGCTGCTCGCGCTCAACACGCTCGGCTCCGCCGGGGCGAAGACCATCGTGCCGCTGCCCCGCTCCCTCATCCAGATGGTCACCATGGGCGCGCTGGCCGCCGCGTTCGCGCTGGCGCTCGCGCTCAATCTCCGGCTGCGCATCCGGGCGAGCGCCTTCTTGTTCCTGCTCACCCTGCTCCTCGTACCGAGCGTGATCTCCAGCGCGAACCTGGAGGTCGGGTTCGGCGCGCTGTTCCGCTGCGCCCGGCTCGCTCTCTTCATCGGCACGCTGTGGCTGCTGAGCCGATGGTGGGACGGCAGCCTGACGTTCGTCCGCCACCACATCCGGATGTACTTCGTCGCACTGGGGACGGCGGCCGCCGGCCTGGTCATCTCACCTGGCGCGGCCATGCCCGAGACGTACGGCGGTCGCCTTGTGGGTGCGTTGTGGCCGCTCACCCCGCCGCAGATCGGACAGTACGCCGCAGTGATCATCGGGCTCACGGTGCTGCTCGTACTGGGCCGCCGGACCACCAGGGGCAGCGCGGCCCTGATCATCGTGCCGTCACTCGCCCTGCTCGCGTTGACCCACACCCGGACAGCCACGGTCGGCCTGCTCATCGGGCTTGTCCTGGCGATCGGCTCGCTCGTCCTGACCAGCGCCGCCGCCCGCCGGTTGTTCGTCTGGGCGGTGGTGGTGTCCGCGGTGGCCGTGGTGGGGTTCGCCTCCGCGGTGGAGGCGTGGTTCCTGCGCGGTCAGAGCAAGGAGTACTTCACCAGCCTCACCGGTCGGGCCAAGGTCTGGGACGCCCTGCTGACCGAGCCCCGGTCCACCGCGGAGCAGGTGTTCGGCATGGGCCTTGGCGACAAGTCGTTCGGCGGCCTGCCGATCGACAACAGCTGGCTGGCCGTCTACAGCGAGCAGGGTCTGAGCGGCGTCATCCTTGTCGGGACGATCATCCTCGTCCTCGCCGGCGTCGCGTTGCTGCGACCGCCGTCACTGCAGAGGGCCTGCGCGATCTTCCTGATCACCTACGTCGCGATCTCGTCGTACACCGAGGCCGGCCTTGGCGACGCCTCGCCGTATCTGCTCCATCTGGCGTTGGCCGCCTCGCTCCTCGCGACACCTGCCGCGGCCACGTCCCTCTCGACGGCGACGCCCCTCACCACGCGCACGGTCCCGCAACGACGTATCCCGCGATGGGCCAGGAGGTGA
- a CDS encoding PIG-L deacetylase family protein has protein sequence MIRLDAGRLDRIVAVGAHCDDIAIGAGGTLLGLCLARPGIRVDALVLSGGGSEREQEERAALTAFCPGADLRLTVLKLPDGRMPVHWDEAKAAVEELRGQTEPDLILAPRTDDAHQDHRGLAQLIPTAFRDHLVLGYEIVKWDGDLGRPAAYQPLSQEIAEEKVRLLQEHYPSQRHRPWYDREAFLGLARIRGIECHARYAEAFAVTKLTLDLGTSHLGPSHLGTFQLGE, from the coding sequence GTGATCCGGCTCGATGCCGGGCGCCTGGACCGGATCGTCGCCGTGGGCGCGCACTGCGACGACATCGCCATCGGCGCCGGCGGCACGCTCCTCGGGCTGTGCCTCGCGCGGCCGGGAATCCGCGTCGACGCCCTGGTGCTCTCCGGCGGCGGCAGCGAGCGCGAGCAGGAGGAGCGGGCCGCGCTCACCGCCTTCTGCCCGGGCGCCGATCTGCGCCTCACCGTGCTCAAGCTGCCGGACGGCCGGATGCCCGTGCACTGGGACGAGGCCAAGGCCGCGGTCGAGGAACTGCGCGGGCAGACCGAGCCTGATCTGATCCTGGCCCCGCGCACCGACGACGCGCACCAGGACCACCGCGGCCTGGCGCAGCTGATACCCACCGCGTTCCGCGACCACCTCGTTCTCGGCTACGAGATCGTCAAGTGGGACGGCGATCTCGGCCGTCCGGCGGCGTACCAGCCGCTGTCGCAGGAGATCGCCGAAGAGAAGGTGCGGCTGCTGCAGGAGCACTACCCCTCGCAGCGGCACCGCCCCTGGTACGACCGCGAGGCCTTCCTCGGTCTCGCACGGATCCGCGGCATCGAATGCCACGCCCGCTACGCCGAGGCGTTCGCCGTCACCAAACTCACGCTCGACCTGGGCACGTCCCATCTGGGCCCTTCCCATCTGGGCACTTTCCAACTGGGGGAATGA
- a CDS encoding glucose-1-phosphate cytidylyltransferase, translating to MKVVLFCGGYGMRMRDGAADDVPKPMAMVGPRPLIWHVMRYYAHFGHTEFILCLGYGAHHIKNFFLTYEETTSNDFVLRGGRTELLSTDISDWTITFAQTGIESPIGERLRRVRHHLDGEEMFLANYADVLTDAPLDEMIEKFALRDAGASMMVVPPQSSFHCVDLGEDGLVGGITAVSELPLWENGGYFVLRQEVFDHIPENGDLVADGCAQLAKQGRLVAHQHRGFWKPTDTVKERAALDAAYARGDRPWVVWERDGAGVST from the coding sequence ATGAAGGTCGTCCTGTTCTGCGGCGGTTACGGGATGCGGATGCGCGACGGCGCCGCCGACGACGTGCCCAAGCCGATGGCGATGGTCGGCCCGCGACCCCTGATCTGGCATGTCATGCGCTACTACGCGCACTTCGGGCACACGGAGTTCATCCTGTGCCTCGGATACGGCGCCCACCACATCAAGAACTTCTTCCTCACCTACGAGGAGACGACGTCCAACGACTTCGTACTGCGCGGCGGGCGGACCGAGTTGCTGTCCACGGACATCTCGGACTGGACGATCACGTTCGCGCAGACCGGCATCGAGTCACCGATCGGCGAACGCCTTCGCCGGGTGCGACACCACCTGGACGGCGAGGAGATGTTCCTCGCCAACTACGCCGACGTGCTCACCGACGCCCCTCTCGACGAGATGATCGAGAAGTTCGCGTTGCGCGACGCCGGTGCGTCGATGATGGTGGTGCCGCCGCAGTCCTCGTTCCACTGTGTGGACCTGGGTGAGGACGGCCTGGTGGGAGGCATCACCGCCGTGAGTGAACTGCCGCTGTGGGAGAACGGCGGCTACTTCGTACTCCGCCAGGAGGTCTTCGACCACATACCGGAGAACGGCGATCTGGTCGCCGACGGCTGCGCCCAACTCGCCAAGCAGGGACGGTTGGTGGCGCACCAGCACCGTGGCTTCTGGAAGCCGACCGACACCGTGAAGGAGCGGGCCGCGCTGGATGCCGCCTACGCCCGGGGCGACCGCCCGTGGGTCGTGTGGGAACGGGACGGCGCGGGGGTGAGCACGTGA
- a CDS encoding NAD(P)-dependent oxidoreductase — MRVLLTGHQGYLGTVMAPVLIAAGHEVIGLDAGLFADCILGPPPVELKGHRVDLRDVTADHVAGVDAVIHLAALSNDPLGSLAPELTYDINHHASVRLARLARDAGARRFLYASTCSVYGAAGDADLSNLVAEDAPLRPVTPYAESKVRVEDDLHPLADGDFSPVFMRNATAFGYSPRLRADIVLNNLVGHALLSGEVLVLSDGTPWRPLVHAADIARAFAAALTAPREAVHDRAFNIGSETNNVTVAEIAEQVADAVPGSKVVITGETGADPRSYRVDFSRFRAAIPGFDCEWTVKRGALELADAYRNFGLTREDFERRFTRLAVLRAASEAGTVDDTLRWRR, encoded by the coding sequence TTGCGCGTACTGCTCACCGGACACCAGGGCTACCTGGGCACCGTCATGGCCCCGGTCCTCATCGCCGCCGGGCACGAGGTCATCGGCCTCGACGCCGGCCTCTTCGCCGACTGCATCCTCGGCCCGCCGCCCGTAGAACTGAAGGGGCACCGGGTGGACTTGCGCGACGTCACGGCCGACCACGTGGCCGGGGTGGACGCCGTGATCCACCTGGCGGCGCTCTCCAACGACCCGCTGGGATCGCTGGCACCCGAGCTCACCTACGACATCAACCACCACGCGTCCGTACGCCTCGCCCGCCTGGCCCGCGACGCAGGAGCGCGGCGCTTCCTGTACGCGTCGACGTGCTCCGTCTACGGCGCCGCGGGCGACGCCGACTTGTCGAACTTGGTCGCCGAGGACGCCCCGCTGCGCCCGGTGACGCCGTACGCGGAGTCCAAGGTGCGGGTGGAGGACGACCTGCACCCGCTGGCCGACGGCGACTTCAGCCCGGTGTTCATGCGCAACGCCACGGCCTTCGGCTACTCGCCCCGGCTGCGCGCCGACATCGTCCTGAACAACCTGGTGGGCCACGCGCTCCTGTCCGGCGAGGTGTTGGTGCTCTCCGACGGCACCCCCTGGCGCCCGCTGGTGCACGCCGCCGACATCGCACGCGCCTTCGCGGCCGCGCTGACCGCGCCGCGCGAAGCGGTGCACGACCGGGCGTTCAACATCGGCAGCGAGACCAACAACGTCACGGTCGCCGAGATCGCCGAGCAGGTCGCCGATGCGGTGCCGGGATCGAAGGTGGTGATCACCGGGGAGACCGGTGCCGATCCCCGCTCGTACCGGGTGGACTTCTCCCGGTTCCGCGCCGCGATACCCGGCTTCGACTGCGAGTGGACGGTGAAGCGGGGAGCGCTCGAACTCGCCGACGCCTACCGGAACTTCGGACTGACCCGGGAGGACTTCGAGCGACGCTTCACCCGCCTCGCCGTGCTGCGCGCGGCGTCCGAGGCGGGCACCGTCGACGACACCCTGCGGTGGCGCCGATGA